From Longimicrobium sp., the proteins below share one genomic window:
- the plsY gene encoding glycerol-3-phosphate 1-O-acyltransferase PlsY, which yields MIRPLLFIALSYLWGAIPASYVAGKLARGIDLREHGSGNLGATNTFRVLGAKVAAPVMVFDILKGFLPVILFSRLDGTGDWRWGLAYGAAAIVGHVFSIYMGFRGGKGVATSAGVFLAEAPLAVGVGLVVWLVVLRATRMVSAGSVAAALVVGILLLLPFSRVPAEVRILGCAVCLFVIFAHRSNIQRILNGTEARFGQGRKPEEATVGAAAVAADAEEPS from the coding sequence CCTGTGGGGCGCCATCCCGGCGAGCTACGTCGCGGGGAAGCTGGCGCGCGGCATCGACCTGCGCGAGCACGGCAGCGGCAACCTGGGCGCTACCAACACCTTCCGCGTGCTCGGGGCGAAGGTGGCCGCGCCGGTGATGGTGTTCGACATCCTCAAGGGCTTCCTCCCCGTCATCCTCTTCTCGCGCCTCGACGGCACCGGCGACTGGCGCTGGGGGCTGGCCTACGGCGCGGCGGCCATCGTCGGCCACGTCTTCTCCATCTACATGGGCTTCCGCGGTGGCAAGGGGGTGGCGACCTCCGCGGGCGTCTTCCTGGCCGAGGCGCCGCTCGCGGTCGGCGTGGGTCTCGTCGTCTGGCTGGTCGTGCTGCGGGCCACGCGGATGGTGTCGGCGGGCTCCGTTGCGGCCGCGCTGGTGGTGGGCATCCTTCTGCTGCTGCCCTTCTCGCGCGTGCCGGCGGAGGTGCGGATCCTGGGGTGCGCGGTGTGCCTGTTCGTGATCTTCGCCCATCGATCGAACATCCAGCGCATCCTGAACGGCACCGAGGCGCGCTTCGGACAGGGGCGCAAGCCGGAAGAGGCCACCGTGGGTGCGGCCGCCGTCGCCGCCGACGCGGAGGAGCCGTCGTGA
- a CDS encoding NAD(P)H-dependent glycerol-3-phosphate dehydrogenase: MTARAAVIGAGSWGTALANLLAKKGTETVLWSYERDVAEAINSEHRNPRYLEGVDLAPSLRATGEMAEALADAQLVVSVSPSHVVRQVMAGAARHIEPGALVVSASKGIENESLMTMDEVLGEVLRGDRVAGCAFLSGPSFALEVGLEHPTAVTIAATDEAVARRAQEAFQTRYFRVYTSTDVRGVELGGSLKNVIAIAAGVVDGLGFGNNSRAALITRGLAEMTRLGVAAGADPRTFAGLAGMGDLILTCTGALSRNRSVGVELGRGRKLDDILGGMVMVAEGVRTAKSAHDLARKLGIEMPIVDAMHAILFEGLDPREAVTTLMLREPKAEVWG; encoded by the coding sequence GTGACCGCGCGCGCTGCGGTCATCGGCGCGGGGAGCTGGGGGACGGCGCTCGCCAACCTCCTCGCCAAGAAGGGGACGGAGACGGTCCTCTGGAGCTACGAGCGCGACGTGGCCGAGGCCATCAACTCCGAGCACCGCAACCCGCGCTACCTGGAGGGCGTCGACCTCGCCCCTTCCCTTCGCGCCACGGGGGAGATGGCGGAGGCGCTGGCGGACGCGCAGCTGGTCGTCTCCGTCTCCCCATCTCACGTAGTGCGGCAGGTGATGGCGGGCGCGGCGCGGCACATCGAGCCCGGCGCGCTGGTGGTCAGCGCCAGCAAGGGGATCGAGAACGAGTCGCTGATGACGATGGACGAGGTGCTGGGCGAGGTGCTGCGCGGCGACAGGGTGGCCGGCTGCGCCTTCCTCTCCGGGCCCAGCTTCGCGCTGGAGGTGGGGCTGGAGCACCCGACCGCCGTCACCATCGCCGCCACGGACGAGGCGGTGGCGCGGCGGGCGCAGGAGGCCTTCCAGACGCGCTACTTCCGCGTCTACACCAGCACCGACGTGCGCGGGGTGGAGCTGGGCGGGTCGCTGAAGAACGTGATCGCCATCGCGGCGGGGGTGGTGGACGGGCTGGGGTTCGGCAACAACTCGCGCGCGGCGCTGATCACCCGCGGGCTGGCGGAGATGACGCGCCTGGGCGTGGCCGCCGGCGCCGATCCGCGCACCTTTGCCGGGCTGGCGGGGATGGGCGACCTGATCCTGACCTGCACCGGCGCCCTCTCGCGCAACCGCTCCGTGGGCGTGGAACTGGGCCGCGGGAGGAAGCTGGACGACATCCTGGGGGGGATGGTGATGGTGGCCGAGGGTGTCCGCACCGCCAAGTCCGCGCACGATCTCGCTCGGAAGCTGGGGATCGAGATGCCCATCGTCGACGCGATGCACGCGATCCTGTTCGAGGGGCTGGACCCGCGCGAGGCCGTCACCACGCTGATGCTGCGCGAGCCGAAGGCGGAGGTGTGGGGGTGA
- a CDS encoding putative quinol monooxygenase, with amino-acid sequence MYGLIGKMRTVAGQRDAFLAILLESTGEMPGCLSYVVATDPADPDAIWVTEVWDSEESHRASLSLPAVRDAIARGRPLIAGFDSHTVTTPVGGVGLPASGS; translated from the coding sequence ATGTACGGGTTGATCGGGAAGATGCGCACGGTCGCGGGGCAGCGGGATGCGTTCCTCGCCATCCTGCTGGAATCGACTGGCGAGATGCCGGGGTGCCTGAGCTACGTCGTGGCCACGGATCCGGCCGACCCGGACGCGATCTGGGTGACGGAGGTGTGGGACAGCGAGGAAAGCCACCGCGCCTCGCTCTCGCTCCCCGCGGTGCGCGACGCGATCGCGCGCGGGCGGCCGCTGATCGCGGGCTTCGACTCGCACACGGTGACGACGCCCGTGGGCGGCGTGGGCTTGCCCGCGTCGGGATCCTGA